The following are from one region of the Corylus avellana chromosome ca1, CavTom2PMs-1.0 genome:
- the LOC132183022 gene encoding transcription factor DIVARICATA-like, with protein MMMTSMQATQWTRLEDKLFERALVMVPEDYPDRWLRIAECVPGKSPREVREHYEDLVRDVLDIDSGRVELPTYADDSDGWDSPSQISFGSKTREAERKKGTPWTEEEHRLFLIGLEKFGKGDWRSISRNVVVTRTPTQVASHAQKYYLRQTSVKKERKRSSIHDITSVDNNNTAALPVDQNWISPSGGAVLQQPAPPALPQMTMPRNVPDQSASFGYQNFAFQM; from the exons ATGATGATGACGAGTATGCAGGCGACTCAGTGGACAAGGTTGGAGGATAAGCTGTTCGAGAGAGCTCTGGTGATGGTGCCGGAGGACTATCCGGACAGGTGGCTGAGGATTGCCGAGTGTGTGCCGGGGAAGTCACCGAGGGAGGTGAGGGAACACTACGAGGATCTGGTGCGGGACGTGCTCGACATCGACTCGGGTCGGGTCGAGCTGCCGACTTATGCCGACGACTCTGATGGGTGGGACTCGCCGAGTCAGATCTCGTTTGGGTCGAAGACCAGGGAGGCTGAGAGAAAGAAGGGGACTCCTTGGACTGAAGAAGAGCATAG GCTATTTCTGATAGGGCTGGAGAAATTTGGCAAGGGTGATTGGAGGAGCATTTCAAGGAATGTTGTGGTGACAAGGACACCGACTCAAGTGGCTAGCCATGCCCAGAAGTACTATCTTCGCCAAACCTCAgtaaagaaagagaggaagagatCGAGCATCCATGACATCACCTCGGTGGATAACAACAACACGGCAGCTCTACCTGTTGATCAGAACTGGATTTCTCCATCGGGTGGTGCGGTACTTCAGCAGCCTGCACCACCTGCTTTGCCACAGATGACCATGCCAAGGAATGTGCCCGATCAATCGGCCTCATTTGGGTATCAAAACTTTGCCTTTCAAATGTAA
- the LOC132185356 gene encoding beta-glucosidase 17-like isoform X1 → MDISHHLHFYLLVLAYCFACTEGLNRRDFPASFVFGAGSSAYQYEGAAYQHGKGSSIWDTFTRMHPEKILGNATGDVAEDFYYRFKEDIALMKEIGLDSFRFSISWSRVLPEGKLSGGVNQDGVEFYNELINELLHNGIQPFVTLFHWDVPQALEDEYGGFLSTNIVDDYGDYANLCFKEFGDRVKKWVTFNEPNTFSSEGYATGNVAPGRCSNYEGTCTAGNSATEPYVVAHHIILSHATAVNLYKNKYQASQMGEIGITVSTFWMVPKYQTVASSMAASRALDFAFGWFVNPITYGDYPESMRALVGNRLPNFTEAQSNMVKGSLDFLGLNYYTARYADDSTSSSSFNLSYTTDSHVDTSTEKDGIPIGEPTPSGWLYIYPRGIRDFVLYVKRNFDNPPIVITENGLSDVNNNSLPIEDFLNDSLRLKYLHLHLSTLLKVIKDDGVDVRGYYVWSFLDDFEWEFGYTYRLGINFIDYKNGLRRFMKHSALWFQDFLQNESQTTRQPLLYSH, encoded by the exons ATGGACATTTCTCACCATCTGCACTTCTATCTTCTGGTCCTGGCCTATTGCTTTGCCTGCACTGAAGGTCTTAACCGGAGAGATTTTCCGGccagttttgtttttggagCAGGGTCAAGTGCTTATCAG TATGAAGGGGCGGCATACCAGCATGGCAAAGGGTCCAGCATATGGGATACTTTCACTAGGATGCATCCAG aaaaaattttgggcaatGCTACAGGGGACGTAGCCGAAGATTTTTATTATCGTTTTAAg GAAGATATAGCTCTGATGAAAGAAATTGGTTTAGATTCCTTCAGATTTTCCATCTCATGGTCCAGAGTTCTACCTG AGGGAAAACTTAGTGGAGGAGTGAACCAAGATGGTGTTGAATTCTACAATGAACTCATTAATGAGCTCCTACATAATG GAATTCAACCTTTTGTAACTTTATTCCATTGGGATGTTCCACAAGCACTAGAAGATGAGTATGGTGGATTCTTGAGCACAAACATCGT GGATGATTATGGAGACTATGCCAACTTGTGCTTCAAAGAATTTGGCGACAGAGTGAAGAAGTGGGTGACTTTTAACGAGCCAAATACATTCAGTAGTGAAGGTTATGCAACTGGGAACGTGGCGCCTGGTCGATGTTCTAACTATGAAGGGACCTGCACGGCCGGAAACTCAGCAACAGAACCCTATGTGGTAGCCCATCACATTATTCTTTCTCATGCAACTGCTGTAAATTTGTACAAGAACAAGTATCAG GCTTCTCAAATGGGAGAAATTGGGATTACAGTATCAACTTTTTGGATGGTGCCCAAGTACCAAACCGTTGCTAGCAGCATGGCTGCATCCAGAGCTCTTGATTTTGCATTTGGATG GTTTGTTAATCCAATTACATATGGTGACTACCCCGAGTCCATGAGAGCTTTGGTAGGAAATCGACTGCCAAACTTCACTGAAGCACAATCCAATATGGTAAAGGGGTCTCTTGATTTCCTTGGGCTAAATTACTACACTGCAAGATATGCAGATGACTCTACATCCTCCAGCAGCTTCAACTTAAGTTACACAACAGATAGCCATGTAGATACCAGCA CGGAGAAAGATGGCATTCCTATTGGTGAACCA ACACCTTCTGGCTGGCTTTACATTTATCCAAGGGGGATTCGAGACTTTGTGCTATATGTTAAGAGAAACTTCGACAATCCACCTATTGTCATTACTGAAAAcg GACTCAGTGATGTAAATAACAACTCGTTGCCAATTGAAGATTTTCTCAATGATAGCTTGAGGTTAAAATACCTCCACCTCCATCTATCAACTCTCTTAAAAGTTATCAA GGATGATGGAGTTGATGTTAGGGGATACTATGTGTGGTCATTTCTTGATGACTTCGAATGGGAATTTGGTTATACATATCGGCTTGGCATCAACTTCATAGATTACAAAAATGGGTTGAGAAGATTTATGAAACACTCTGCTTTATGGTTCCAAGATTTCCTTCAAAATGAAAGCCAGACCACAAGGCAGCCATTGTTGTACTCTCATTGA
- the LOC132185356 gene encoding beta-glucosidase 17-like isoform X2: MDISHHLHFYLLVLAYCFACTEGLNRRDFPASFVFGAGSSAYQYEGAAYQHGKGSSIWDTFTRMHPEKILGNATGDVAEDFYYRFKEDIALMKEIGLDSFRFSISWSRVLPEGKLSGGVNQDGVEFYNELINELLHNGIQPFVTLFHWDVPQALEDEYGGFLSTNIVDDYGDYANLCFKEFGDRVKKWVTFNEPNTFSSEGYATGNVAPGRCSNYEGTCTAGNSATEPYVVAHHIILSHATAVNLYKNKYQASQMGEIGITVSTFWMVPKYQTVASSMAASRALDFAFGWFVNPITYGDYPESMRALVGNRLPNFTEAQSNMVKGSLDFLGLNYYTARYADDSTSSSSFNLSYTTDSHVDTSRLSDVNNNSLPIEDFLNDSLRLKYLHLHLSTLLKVIKDDGVDVRGYYVWSFLDDFEWEFGYTYRLGINFIDYKNGLRRFMKHSALWFQDFLQNESQTTRQPLLYSH; this comes from the exons ATGGACATTTCTCACCATCTGCACTTCTATCTTCTGGTCCTGGCCTATTGCTTTGCCTGCACTGAAGGTCTTAACCGGAGAGATTTTCCGGccagttttgtttttggagCAGGGTCAAGTGCTTATCAG TATGAAGGGGCGGCATACCAGCATGGCAAAGGGTCCAGCATATGGGATACTTTCACTAGGATGCATCCAG aaaaaattttgggcaatGCTACAGGGGACGTAGCCGAAGATTTTTATTATCGTTTTAAg GAAGATATAGCTCTGATGAAAGAAATTGGTTTAGATTCCTTCAGATTTTCCATCTCATGGTCCAGAGTTCTACCTG AGGGAAAACTTAGTGGAGGAGTGAACCAAGATGGTGTTGAATTCTACAATGAACTCATTAATGAGCTCCTACATAATG GAATTCAACCTTTTGTAACTTTATTCCATTGGGATGTTCCACAAGCACTAGAAGATGAGTATGGTGGATTCTTGAGCACAAACATCGT GGATGATTATGGAGACTATGCCAACTTGTGCTTCAAAGAATTTGGCGACAGAGTGAAGAAGTGGGTGACTTTTAACGAGCCAAATACATTCAGTAGTGAAGGTTATGCAACTGGGAACGTGGCGCCTGGTCGATGTTCTAACTATGAAGGGACCTGCACGGCCGGAAACTCAGCAACAGAACCCTATGTGGTAGCCCATCACATTATTCTTTCTCATGCAACTGCTGTAAATTTGTACAAGAACAAGTATCAG GCTTCTCAAATGGGAGAAATTGGGATTACAGTATCAACTTTTTGGATGGTGCCCAAGTACCAAACCGTTGCTAGCAGCATGGCTGCATCCAGAGCTCTTGATTTTGCATTTGGATG GTTTGTTAATCCAATTACATATGGTGACTACCCCGAGTCCATGAGAGCTTTGGTAGGAAATCGACTGCCAAACTTCACTGAAGCACAATCCAATATGGTAAAGGGGTCTCTTGATTTCCTTGGGCTAAATTACTACACTGCAAGATATGCAGATGACTCTACATCCTCCAGCAGCTTCAACTTAAGTTACACAACAGATAGCCATGTAGATACCAGCA GACTCAGTGATGTAAATAACAACTCGTTGCCAATTGAAGATTTTCTCAATGATAGCTTGAGGTTAAAATACCTCCACCTCCATCTATCAACTCTCTTAAAAGTTATCAA GGATGATGGAGTTGATGTTAGGGGATACTATGTGTGGTCATTTCTTGATGACTTCGAATGGGAATTTGGTTATACATATCGGCTTGGCATCAACTTCATAGATTACAAAAATGGGTTGAGAAGATTTATGAAACACTCTGCTTTATGGTTCCAAGATTTCCTTCAAAATGAAAGCCAGACCACAAGGCAGCCATTGTTGTACTCTCATTGA
- the LOC132165321 gene encoding uncharacterized protein LOC132165321, which produces MKKSTCIPLMVEPRRQISFRCFLSSILLLSAVFFIGSAFIITDYKEKYLSCGSSDNMQNTRSKMCESQSMPQGSESLPKGIVSKNSDLKMRPLWGPMDKKNSKSFTNLLAIAAGIKQKESVNKIVKKFLSSDFVVMLFHYDGVVDDWRDLDWSNRAIHVSAINQTKWWFAKRFLHPDIVAEYAYIFLWDEDLGVENFDVGRYLTIIKEEGLEISQPALDANKSEVHHHLTARDRRSKVHRRTYKMIGRRRCNENSTEPPCTGWVEMMAPVFSSASWRCAWHMIQNDLVHAWGLDFQLGYCVQGDRTKNIGIVDSEYIVHYGLPTLGASVTNKKVAETPNQSAQDTSSSAGPQAASRSNQSDGRTGVRTRSYIELEIFKNRWKKAVREDYCWVDPYQKPAAKKTVEKLIAEDIHRITHRH; this is translated from the exons atgaagaagtcAACTTGT ATACCTCTAATGGTGGAGCCTAGGAGGCAGATATCATTTAGATGCTTCCTTTCTTCTATCCTTTTGCTTTCTGCAGTTTTCTTCATAGGGAGTGCATTTATAATTACAGATTATAAAGAG AAGTATTTGTCTTGTGGATCATCTGATAATATGCAGAATACAAGATCTAAGATGTGTGAG AGTCAATCCATGCCCCAAGGAAGTGAATCACTACCTAAGGGAATTGTCTCAAAAAATTCTGACTTGAAAATGCGACCATTATGGGGCCCCATGGATAAAAAG AACTCGAAGTCATTCACAAACTTATTGGCCATTGCAGCTGGCATAAAGCAAAAAGAAAGTGTGAATAAAATTGTGAAGAAG TTTCTGTCAAGTGATTTTGTGGTGATGCTTTTCCATTATGATGGCGTTGTGGATGATTGGAGAGATTTAGACTGGAGCAACCGTGCCATACATGTTTCTGCTATTAATCAAACTAAGTG GTGGTTCGCCAAGCGTTTTTTACATCCTGATATTGTGGCTGAGTATGCCTACATCTTCCTCTGGGATGAAGATCTTggagttgaaaattttgatgttGGAAG ATATCTTACAATTATTAAAGAAGAAGGGCTTGAGATATCACAGCCAGCACTTGACGCTAATAAATCTGAGGTTCATCATCATCTCACAGCAAGAGATAGAAGATCAAAAGTGCACAG GAGGACTTACAAGATGATTGGTAGAAGGAGGTGCAATGAAAACAGCACAGAGCCTCCATGCACAGG GTGGGTGGAAATGATGGCTCCTGTTTTCTCAAGTGCATCCTGGCGTTGTGCATGGCATATGATTCAG AATGACTTAGTTCATGCATGGGGCTTGGATTTTCAGCTGGGCTACTGTGTACAG GGTGATCGGACTAAAAATATTGGAATTGTTGATTCCGAATACATTGTCCATTATGGTCTTCCTACACTGGGGGCGTCTGTGACGAACAAg AAAGTTGCTGAAACACCTAATCAATCTGCCCAAGATACGAGCTCGAGTGCAGGACCACAG GCAGCATCAAGGTCAAATCAATCTGATGGTAGAACTGGG GTGAGAACTAGATCCTATATTGAACTAGAGATCTTCAAGAATAGATGGAAAAAAGCAGTAAGGGAGGATTATTGCTGGGTTGATCCATATCAGAAACCTGCAGCAAAGAAAACGGTTGAGAAGTTGATTGCTGAAGATATACACAGGATCACACACAGGCATTGA
- the LOC132183728 gene encoding beta-glucosidase 17-like isoform X2: MEKGPAYGILSLGYIQDDISLIKEIGFDSFRFSISWPRILPKGKISEGVNQEGVAFYNNLINELVYQGLEPLVTLFHWDLPQALEDEYRGFLSPNIVDDYRDYVDFCFKEFGDRVKYWVTFNEPNYFASEGYATGTNAPGRCSTYIGNCTFGNSATEPYIVGHNMLLSHATAVELYREKYQASQKGKISIIVACDWMEPKFQTVASHKAALRALDFMFGWYAHPITFGEYPETMRALVGNRLPRFTSSQSEKLKGSYDFLGVNYYTANYAQDSTSFPTLNLSYTTDSRVNLTSEKDGIPIGQPTAISWLYVYPRGIGEVVLYISRRFNNPPIYITENGVADKGSLPIQDALNDSLRINYHRSHLSNLSEAIKGGADVRAYYVWSFLDDFEWEFGYTLRFGLTYIDYRNDLRRYLKQSALWFKSFLQKENVTTSPPLLYPA, translated from the exons GATGACATATCTCTGATTAAAGAAATTGGCTTCGATTCCTTTAGGTTCTCCATCTCATGGCCCCGAATACTACCAA AGGGAAAAATTAGTGAGGGGGTAAACCAGGAAGGTGTCGCATTCTACAATAACCTCATAAATGAGCTTGTATATCAAG GTTTAGAACCTCTTGTAACACTATTCCATTGGGATCTTCCACAAGCCCTTGAAGACGAGTATCGAGGATTCTTGAGCCCAAACATCGT GGATGATTATCGAGACTACGTGGACTTCTGCTTCAAAGAATTTGGTGATAGAGTGAAATATTGGGTCACATTCAATGAGCCAAATTATTTTGCCAGTGAAGGGTACGCAACAGGCACCAATGCACCTGGTCGATGTTCAACCTATATTGGAAACTGCACATTTGGGAATTCAGCGACAGAACCCTATATAGTGGGCCACAACATGCTTCTTTCTCATGCAACTGCTGTAGAACTCTACAGGGAAAAATATCAG GCTTCACAAAAGGGAAAGATTTCGATTATAGTAGCTTGTGACTGGATGGAGCCCAAATTCCAAACAGTTGCTAGCCACAAGGCTGCCTTGAGAGCTCTTGATTTTATGTTTGGATG GTATGCTCATCCAATTACCTTCGGTGAGTACCCTGAAACAATGAGAGCTTTAGTGGGGAATCGACTGCCCAGATTTACTTCATCGCAATCGGAGAAGTTAAAGGGGTCTTATGATTTCCTTGGAGTAAATTACTACACAGCAAATTATGCACAAGACTCTACATCTTTCCCCACCCTCAATCTAAGTTACACAACTGATAGCCGTGTGAATCTTACCT CGGAGAAAGACGGCATTCCTATTGGTCAACct ACCGCTATCAGCTGGCTCTACGTTTATCCAAGAGGAATTGGAGAAGTTGTGCTATACATAAGTAGACGTTTCAACAATCCACCTATTTACATTACAGAAAACG GAGTTGCTGATAAGGGCTCGTTGCCGATTCAAGATGCCCTCAATGATAGCTTGAGGATAAACTACCACCGTAGCCATCTGTCGAATCTCTCGGAGGCTATCAA GGGTGGAGCTGATGTGAGGGCATACTACGTGTGGTCATTTCTTGATGACTTTGAGTGGGAATTCGGTTATACTCTTCGGTTTGGCCTCACTTACATAGATTACAGAAATGATCTGAGAAGATACCTCAAACAATCTGCTTTATGGTTCAAAAGTTTCCTCCAAAAGGAAAATGTCACCACAAGCCCACCTTTGTTATATCCTGCTTAA